One Methylophilus sp. TWE2 DNA segment encodes these proteins:
- a CDS encoding efflux RND transporter permease subunit, whose amino-acid sequence MLKKLTMRAIQLRHLVIALAIVLILAGLRWIPETPMDVFPEFSPVKVEIQTEAPGLSSLETEQLISIPVEHAMNGIPHLKTLRSKSVLGLSSVVMLFDTNTRIDQARQAVQERLLLVSQRLPATAKTPVMLPPLSSLSRVLKIGLTSDRLSVQELSTQALWTIRPRLMSVPGVANVAIWGLREPELHIQFDPVKLAEYQLSVSQVSQQITSAINSEGSGYLDTDQQRLAVTYDRPTTSQEAFKDMIVGINHGIPITLGQVAEVEWHHAMPIGDAVINRGDGLLLIVEKQPDANTLKVTAEIDRALKELKPGLKEMTLDASIFRPASFIEQAIDHLKQAMMVGIALVAILLFWFLRRPGPALISLVAIPVSLVTAILMLTWLGISINTMVLAGLVIALGEVVDDSIIDLENILRAVETNQSSQHPKSLLKVIVQASYEVRGAVIYATLIVMSVFIPVFFLEGIAGAFFKPLAYGYLFAISASLLVALILTPALAYCLFKNGRHISYAASPKSDLLNKWLSHILEQPKKIVFGAMVLLCLIMCSVPFLGSEFIPAFKERDFLMHFVSRPTTSVEQMKKMTVRASEELMQIDGVRNLGAHIGRAEVADEVVGPNFGELWVSIAPNVPYEETVQKINQTISGYTGIFTDVQTYLKERTKEVMSGNSASIVIRLFGDDLETLRNKAEEIRQAMADLDGVKDLKVEAQGLVPQIHVRIKHAKAAQYGINEAEIKQALALMTQGKVQGEILMDQSRFNVRLISNHPVRDNLMSLRKLQVVSPTGAMVQLSDVADVYVQPTPNEVKRESASRKIDISANVAGKDIGSVARLIENKVSHIQLPAGYYIKFMGEFTEQRSATHTLIAYTFLALMVVFILIKISLQSVRLTLMLFAMLPVAIAGGVLGIWFSGGVTSLGAMIGLIAVIGIAARNGILIISNVQQQSQNSPITKDILISAISGRARAIAMTSLATTMALMPIIFKGPISGYEIEYPLALVVVSGLSFAVMANVLVLPSLLLITKSRNGASL is encoded by the coding sequence ATGTTAAAAAAACTGACGATGCGTGCAATTCAATTACGCCATCTTGTCATTGCCCTGGCAATCGTGCTTATTCTGGCTGGTTTGCGGTGGATTCCAGAAACGCCTATGGATGTCTTCCCGGAGTTTTCCCCAGTCAAAGTGGAGATTCAAACAGAAGCACCAGGGCTATCTAGCCTGGAAACAGAGCAACTGATTTCCATTCCTGTTGAGCATGCCATGAATGGGATCCCGCATCTGAAAACATTGCGTTCAAAATCAGTGCTTGGTCTCTCTTCTGTGGTGATGCTGTTTGATACCAATACACGGATTGATCAGGCCAGACAGGCAGTACAAGAGCGACTATTGTTAGTCAGCCAACGCTTGCCCGCAACCGCCAAAACACCAGTGATGCTACCCCCGTTATCTTCCCTTTCCAGGGTATTAAAAATTGGCTTAACTTCAGATCGTTTATCCGTCCAAGAACTCAGCACTCAAGCATTGTGGACAATACGGCCTCGCTTGATGTCTGTTCCAGGTGTGGCCAATGTGGCGATCTGGGGATTGCGCGAGCCTGAACTGCATATTCAATTTGATCCAGTCAAACTTGCAGAGTATCAACTCTCAGTTTCCCAGGTCAGTCAACAGATTACGTCTGCAATCAATTCAGAAGGATCCGGTTATCTGGATACAGATCAGCAAAGACTGGCAGTCACTTATGACCGGCCCACAACCTCACAAGAAGCATTCAAAGACATGATCGTGGGCATCAATCATGGCATCCCCATTACGCTTGGACAAGTTGCTGAGGTTGAGTGGCATCATGCGATGCCTATTGGTGATGCAGTGATAAATCGCGGAGACGGCTTATTGTTGATTGTTGAAAAACAACCGGATGCCAACACGCTGAAAGTGACTGCAGAGATTGATCGAGCACTTAAAGAATTAAAACCCGGTTTAAAAGAGATGACTTTGGATGCCTCCATATTTAGACCCGCCTCCTTTATTGAGCAGGCCATCGATCACTTGAAACAGGCCATGATGGTTGGCATTGCGTTGGTTGCAATCCTTTTATTCTGGTTTTTACGCAGACCTGGGCCTGCACTGATTAGTCTTGTTGCCATTCCTGTATCGCTGGTGACCGCTATCCTGATGCTTACCTGGCTAGGTATCTCGATCAATACCATGGTGTTGGCAGGGCTGGTGATTGCATTGGGCGAAGTCGTTGATGACTCAATTATTGATCTGGAGAATATACTGCGTGCAGTAGAAACGAATCAGAGCAGCCAGCACCCAAAATCACTACTAAAGGTGATAGTTCAAGCTTCTTATGAAGTCAGAGGCGCAGTGATCTATGCCACGCTGATTGTCATGTCAGTGTTCATCCCGGTATTTTTCCTGGAAGGCATTGCTGGAGCATTCTTTAAACCACTGGCCTATGGCTACTTGTTTGCGATCTCAGCCTCACTGTTGGTCGCCCTGATATTAACCCCTGCGCTTGCCTATTGCTTGTTTAAGAATGGGCGCCATATTTCTTATGCAGCTTCACCAAAGTCTGACTTATTAAACAAATGGTTATCTCACATACTGGAACAACCCAAAAAAATCGTCTTTGGTGCAATGGTTTTATTATGTTTGATCATGTGTAGTGTGCCATTTCTGGGGTCGGAATTTATTCCAGCGTTTAAAGAGCGCGATTTTTTAATGCACTTTGTTTCGCGCCCAACCACATCTGTTGAACAGATGAAAAAAATGACTGTTCGCGCCAGTGAGGAATTGATGCAAATTGATGGCGTCAGAAACCTAGGGGCGCATATCGGTCGTGCAGAAGTCGCCGATGAAGTGGTTGGTCCGAATTTTGGTGAACTCTGGGTTAGCATTGCGCCAAATGTCCCTTATGAAGAAACGGTACAAAAAATCAATCAAACAATCTCTGGATACACCGGAATTTTTACGGATGTACAAACCTATCTGAAAGAGCGCACCAAGGAGGTCATGTCTGGTAATAGTGCCAGCATTGTGATCAGATTGTTTGGCGATGATCTGGAAACGCTAAGAAACAAAGCCGAAGAAATACGTCAAGCAATGGCTGATTTAGATGGAGTGAAAGACCTCAAGGTAGAGGCACAGGGACTGGTGCCACAAATTCATGTGCGTATCAAACATGCCAAGGCTGCGCAATATGGGATCAATGAGGCTGAAATTAAGCAGGCACTGGCTTTGATGACGCAAGGCAAAGTGCAGGGCGAAATACTGATGGATCAGTCGCGCTTTAATGTGCGTCTTATCAGCAATCATCCAGTACGTGATAACTTGATGTCTCTAAGAAAGTTGCAAGTAGTTAGCCCAACAGGTGCCATGGTGCAGCTCTCAGATGTGGCAGATGTGTATGTGCAACCGACACCAAACGAGGTAAAAAGAGAGTCCGCTTCACGGAAAATTGACATCTCTGCCAATGTTGCAGGAAAAGACATCGGTAGCGTTGCAAGATTGATTGAAAACAAGGTCTCACACATCCAGTTGCCCGCAGGCTACTACATTAAATTTATGGGCGAATTCACTGAGCAGAGGTCTGCCACTCACACGCTAATAGCATATACATTCTTGGCGCTAATGGTGGTGTTTATATTGATTAAAATATCGCTTCAATCAGTGCGATTGACATTGATGCTATTTGCAATGCTTCCGGTTGCAATTGCAGGCGGTGTTCTGGGAATATGGTTTTCTGGCGGAGTAACTTCTCTGGGTGCCATGATAGGACTCATTGCCGTGATTGGGATTGCAGCTAGAAACGGTATTTTGATTATTTCAAATGTTCAGCAACAGTCTCAGAACTCACCGATAACAAAGGATATTCTAATTTCTGCTATATCAGGCCGCGCTAGAGCAATCGCCATGACAAGTTTAGCAACAACGATGGCTTTAATGCCGATTATATTTAAAGGTCCAATTTCAGGATATGAAATTGAGTACCCGTTGGCTTTGGTTGTTGTCAGTGGTTTGTCGTTTGCAGTGATGGCCAATGTGCTGGTGTTACCGTCTCTACTGTTGATCACTAAGAGCCGGAATGGGGCATCTCTTTAA
- a CDS encoding DUF4365 domain-containing protein, whose translation MSSENIQGPKRSLAQSIGERAEAAIFAQRPDLWSLSRKDGSDYGYDFEALIFANKQDGGQFYINIQLKGTTQVSHLSANKDFISHSFNVRTLKLWHGSGAPTVVLIVDFTETDKIWEAPIYFHLVNEDLENILPSIPNDQETVTLKIPTKIKLHEDLDIIPLVRPYLDDLRDARAELKRVRELNSNTVTAMYGTGGTKEQLIYMIDDGPSDIKGLIESSAQAELYQFQLNNLRNGDYTAVIKAIRSPSIGEIESDPTDSGIRAYLLSRALEETSDQEQAHVLMRLASRLLTNNDEVLSGLYQIQMEALDLSKPGEEKRLALLEELKPHTGPYVTAMKARLLAMSGRFDEARKIIKGYPQEKIALTIPTISIIEHDWNRAIDEIEELSSIQIMQPKAKFWLVLLKARAYFERALRDVPRREDEELFVPSVGLPKIDKIALKDAYDWSLKAMKEAQKLNWPTNVDYVLDIFAISSMIFEKMDSSLSLLTDFALAKPHLTKTREMVSRLAIQFGQPKIALNLAEIAKDFPKFENQDLLIATAINADGNPIAALELLNESLYENSVKNDSYFSSLLVLGLAADISFQPKVVERIRNELSAHPLGQDCLALLDCSIKVNHAQLKKLDALIELKEYWLKNGRPYRMGLHLLDNTYPLDKAEAALAVEVAEAYLTKDSFLPDQILIYAHSLLTIGNHVKAVEVLDAASQSYPENHQIKSLLGIAFEVNGQPERAFSTIQMLLQDGTATSNARQYFCNIAIRMGYFETAVTQMRSALATSKSKDAQISIIETLIKLLFAMGNHLDEAESLIWKYGSLVDQNDEEYEGQFLQFYLMITSFSAVQIDETKAEALRIRMDAYSAKFPKSKVIWRANIPADGSGQEILDALNKAIGETPESLAMGTALERKMDRGEVAIPFTWRPRRYLRNVSDIFTLWNLNKYVSEERQGYHLALYLQEYLPKIPKLTADTEIVVSLISLILMNELGLLDLFLKTFTKVVIARSVLMKLQASRSLHSSIIENQIATQILEKLQNHFEKIIHPPLEQSNESAHFIPWHIEEKCALLQTGRFYMCDDIIESAHVCPVDNQSLFTNRITTLDFLHWADQHLQLLSPQEVATYIGKMCDLHLGRVIIQPRYLFASIPKDLQEASTESEEKKAFIEAETLNSMLTGVWSFSKTYDEISDHFIANMTYLIVHGNAAQSVLTSLWTRWVEAVRFKDEVTLGTKESIGLVFVLILINLPDDKTCINKLWNALWVVLRRCCAQELTKPEDLEGVELVAKALGKVRASYFKAEDLDVGILFIRAQLAFEPDTQLYKLFSDEYVKSAAQTAMKALEFSSKNKR comes from the coding sequence ATGTCCAGCGAAAATATACAGGGACCAAAAAGAAGCCTAGCCCAATCAATTGGAGAAAGAGCTGAGGCCGCAATTTTTGCTCAAAGACCTGATCTTTGGTCCCTATCTCGTAAAGATGGAAGTGATTACGGGTATGACTTTGAGGCTCTAATTTTTGCAAACAAGCAAGATGGCGGGCAGTTCTACATCAATATTCAGCTGAAAGGCACTACACAAGTTAGTCACCTGTCAGCTAATAAAGATTTTATCTCGCACTCTTTCAATGTCCGAACACTTAAACTTTGGCATGGCAGCGGTGCCCCTACTGTAGTATTAATTGTTGATTTCACTGAGACTGACAAGATCTGGGAAGCCCCGATTTATTTTCATTTAGTTAACGAAGATCTTGAAAACATTTTACCGTCCATTCCAAACGATCAGGAAACCGTTACCCTCAAAATCCCCACTAAAATAAAACTTCATGAAGATCTCGACATAATCCCTTTAGTTCGGCCTTATTTAGATGATTTGAGGGATGCAAGAGCTGAGCTAAAACGCGTTCGAGAATTAAATTCGAACACCGTTACCGCAATGTATGGAACGGGTGGTACTAAAGAGCAGCTCATCTACATGATTGATGACGGTCCATCGGATATTAAAGGGCTGATTGAATCTTCTGCTCAAGCAGAGTTGTACCAATTCCAACTCAACAACTTAAGAAATGGTGACTATACCGCTGTCATCAAAGCTATTAGATCGCCATCAATTGGAGAAATTGAATCAGATCCAACAGATTCAGGAATCCGTGCATATTTACTTTCAAGAGCTTTAGAAGAAACCTCAGATCAAGAACAAGCCCATGTCCTCATGAGATTAGCATCTCGACTGTTAACTAATAACGATGAGGTACTCTCTGGCTTGTATCAAATCCAAATGGAAGCTTTAGACCTCAGTAAGCCGGGAGAAGAAAAACGCCTCGCACTGCTGGAAGAGTTGAAGCCACATACCGGCCCTTATGTGACAGCCATGAAAGCCAGACTGTTAGCAATGTCAGGTAGGTTTGATGAAGCTCGTAAGATTATTAAAGGATACCCACAGGAAAAAATCGCATTAACAATCCCCACAATTTCTATTATTGAACATGATTGGAACCGTGCAATTGATGAAATTGAAGAGCTTTCTTCTATTCAAATTATGCAACCAAAAGCCAAATTTTGGTTGGTCTTACTCAAGGCCAGAGCATATTTTGAGCGTGCTTTAAGAGACGTCCCTAGAAGAGAAGATGAGGAATTATTTGTACCAAGTGTTGGCTTACCAAAAATAGATAAGATTGCTTTGAAAGATGCCTATGATTGGAGTCTGAAGGCAATGAAAGAGGCGCAAAAACTAAACTGGCCTACCAATGTTGACTATGTTTTGGATATCTTTGCTATCAGCTCCATGATATTCGAAAAGATGGATTCCAGCCTTTCATTGCTAACAGATTTTGCATTAGCAAAACCACATCTCACGAAGACTAGGGAGATGGTTTCAAGATTGGCAATTCAATTCGGGCAGCCAAAGATTGCACTCAATTTGGCTGAAATTGCCAAAGACTTTCCTAAATTTGAAAACCAAGACCTACTCATCGCAACTGCCATCAATGCAGATGGCAACCCCATAGCCGCACTTGAACTTCTCAATGAGTCTTTATACGAAAACTCAGTGAAAAATGACTCATATTTTTCATCCTTGCTGGTCTTAGGTTTGGCAGCAGATATTTCATTTCAACCAAAAGTTGTTGAGAGAATTAGAAATGAGCTAAGTGCACACCCTTTAGGGCAAGATTGCCTTGCTTTGCTTGATTGCTCAATCAAGGTTAATCATGCTCAACTTAAAAAACTTGATGCATTAATTGAGTTAAAAGAATATTGGCTGAAGAACGGACGCCCATACAGAATGGGATTGCACCTTTTAGACAATACTTATCCTTTGGATAAAGCAGAAGCAGCATTGGCTGTCGAGGTAGCAGAAGCCTATCTAACAAAAGATAGCTTCCTCCCGGATCAAATACTTATATATGCGCATTCCTTGTTGACCATAGGCAACCATGTCAAAGCAGTAGAAGTCTTGGATGCTGCCAGCCAAAGTTACCCAGAGAATCATCAAATTAAATCATTGCTGGGTATCGCATTTGAAGTAAATGGCCAACCTGAAAGAGCATTCTCGACAATTCAGATGCTGTTACAGGATGGGACTGCAACAAGCAATGCCAGACAATATTTCTGCAACATAGCAATACGCATGGGTTATTTTGAAACCGCTGTAACCCAAATGCGGTCCGCGTTAGCAACTTCGAAATCTAAAGACGCCCAAATCTCAATAATTGAAACGCTAATCAAACTACTGTTTGCAATGGGTAACCATCTAGACGAAGCGGAAAGTCTTATCTGGAAATACGGGTCGTTGGTTGATCAAAATGATGAGGAATATGAAGGTCAATTTCTTCAGTTTTACTTAATGATTACATCATTCAGTGCTGTCCAAATAGATGAGACCAAAGCTGAAGCGTTAAGAATTCGGATGGATGCGTATAGTGCAAAGTTTCCAAAATCAAAGGTAATTTGGAGAGCCAATATACCTGCAGATGGCTCAGGTCAGGAAATTCTAGATGCACTCAATAAAGCGATTGGGGAAACACCCGAAAGCCTGGCAATGGGCACTGCATTAGAGAGGAAAATGGATAGAGGAGAAGTGGCAATTCCATTTACCTGGCGTCCAAGAAGATACCTGAGAAATGTTTCTGATATCTTCACACTTTGGAATTTAAATAAGTACGTCAGTGAAGAGCGTCAGGGCTATCATCTGGCTCTTTATTTGCAAGAATACCTTCCAAAAATCCCTAAATTGACGGCCGATACTGAAATTGTAGTTAGTCTGATTTCATTGATATTAATGAACGAACTAGGTCTTCTGGATTTATTTCTTAAGACATTTACCAAAGTGGTTATTGCTCGAAGTGTCTTGATGAAACTGCAAGCCTCCCGTAGCTTGCATTCATCAATAATTGAAAACCAAATAGCCACTCAGATTCTTGAGAAACTTCAGAATCATTTTGAGAAGATCATTCACCCTCCTTTAGAGCAGAGTAATGAGAGTGCACATTTCATTCCTTGGCATATAGAGGAAAAATGTGCGCTTTTACAAACTGGAAGATTCTACATGTGCGATGACATCATTGAGAGTGCTCATGTTTGTCCAGTAGATAATCAGTCCTTATTTACCAATCGAATTACGACTTTAGATTTCCTACACTGGGCCGATCAGCATCTCCAGCTTTTATCTCCACAGGAAGTTGCTACCTACATAGGCAAAATGTGCGATTTACATTTAGGTAGGGTGATTATCCAACCCCGATATTTATTCGCATCGATACCAAAAGATCTACAAGAAGCTTCAACGGAAAGTGAAGAGAAGAAAGCTTTCATTGAAGCTGAAACTTTAAATTCAATGCTGACTGGGGTTTGGTCATTCAGTAAAACATATGATGAAATTTCCGATCATTTCATTGCGAATATGACTTATCTCATAGTGCATGGTAATGCTGCTCAATCTGTACTTACCAGTTTATGGACTCGCTGGGTAGAGGCTGTGCGTTTCAAAGATGAAGTTACTTTAGGAACGAAAGAAAGCATTGGACTGGTTTTTGTCCTCATTTTAATCAACCTACCTGATGACAAAACATGCATTAACAAACTGTGGAACGCTTTATGGGTTGTACTCAGGAGATGTTGTGCTCAAGAGTTAACTAAACCAGAGGATTTGGAAGGGGTCGAATTAGTGGCAAAAGCCTTAGGTAAAGTGAGAGCAAGTTATTTTAAAGCCGAGGATTTGGATGTAGGAATATTATTTATAAGAGCGCAACTAGCATTTGAACCAGATACCCAGCTTTATAAGTTATTTAGCGATGAATATGTTAAGTCAGCCGCGCAGACTGCAATGAAAGCCTTGGAATTTTCAAGTAAAAACAAAAGATAA
- a CDS encoding ATP-binding protein codes for MKLAKIKIRNFRCYREEFVMTFDELTCIIARNDAGKSTVLEALDAFFNLDKIDSEDRSIGVPNGTPVEITCVFSELQPQIVVDTDAIISPQREYLLNADSQLEIRKSYSGTSPKCEQVYVTALHPSAENFNDLFNLSIAQLRQRARTLGVQLDGINQTIKSAIRNAIWDSVDSVALGLSEVQLEIKETIWKSLQNSLPLYQLFRADRPSTDQDAEAQDPLKFAIKEALANQQQALDAIGAQVKAQVETVTRATIDKIREMDPALAAELNPVFSALNWSKVFSVSLTAENQVPLNKRGSGVRRLFLINFFRAKAEQLASGRGAPDVILAIEEPETSQHPSNQLLLLEALLDLAESPSTQIIMTTHNPLLARKINQDRIRFIEIDQHLIRSVATNDEAAALRLKDTLGILPNHDVKVFVGVEGPNDIEFLKRISAILSAVESDIPNLTLAEQSGLLVFIPMGGSTLEIWTNRLQGLAIPEVHIMDRDNPPPQQPKYHVAAAAVNARAPHAQAFTTNFKEMENYLHCDAISAEFGIVMPQIQPFDDVPEIVAELLHTAAATPTPWALLDGENRSRKCSKAKRRLNRAAVDLMTAQLLTATDTNDEVRTWLRAIGQHLL; via the coding sequence TTGAAACTCGCTAAAATAAAAATTAGAAATTTTCGATGCTATCGAGAAGAGTTTGTAATGACATTTGATGAGTTAACTTGCATTATTGCCAGAAACGATGCGGGTAAATCAACTGTATTGGAAGCTTTAGATGCTTTTTTCAATTTAGATAAAATTGATTCTGAAGACAGATCAATTGGGGTCCCAAATGGAACGCCAGTTGAGATCACATGTGTCTTTAGTGAATTGCAACCTCAAATTGTTGTAGATACTGATGCCATCATCTCACCGCAACGGGAGTATCTATTAAATGCAGATAGCCAATTAGAAATAAGGAAATCATACTCCGGGACATCGCCTAAATGCGAACAGGTGTATGTGACGGCGTTACATCCTTCTGCTGAAAATTTTAACGACCTATTCAACCTGAGTATTGCACAGCTTCGGCAACGGGCACGAACTTTAGGAGTGCAGCTCGACGGGATCAATCAGACTATAAAGTCTGCAATTCGCAATGCAATTTGGGACTCTGTGGATAGCGTGGCACTTGGCCTTTCAGAGGTACAGCTTGAGATCAAAGAGACGATTTGGAAGTCGCTGCAAAATTCACTTCCACTGTATCAACTATTCCGAGCAGATCGCCCTAGCACTGACCAGGATGCTGAAGCTCAAGATCCTCTAAAATTTGCGATTAAAGAGGCTTTAGCTAACCAACAACAAGCTCTAGATGCTATTGGAGCTCAGGTTAAAGCACAAGTTGAGACGGTGACTAGAGCCACAATTGATAAAATCAGAGAGATGGATCCTGCACTTGCCGCAGAGCTAAATCCAGTGTTTTCAGCACTTAATTGGTCCAAGGTTTTCAGCGTTTCGCTAACTGCAGAAAATCAGGTTCCACTTAATAAACGTGGAAGTGGAGTACGGCGCCTTTTTCTTATTAATTTTTTTCGTGCAAAAGCTGAGCAACTTGCAAGTGGCCGAGGAGCACCCGATGTCATTCTTGCAATAGAAGAGCCTGAGACATCTCAGCATCCATCAAACCAGCTACTTCTGTTGGAAGCACTGCTTGATTTAGCAGAGTCTCCTTCCACTCAGATCATTATGACGACCCACAATCCATTGTTAGCCAGGAAAATCAATCAAGATCGAATTAGATTCATAGAAATAGATCAACATTTAATACGGTCAGTAGCAACGAACGATGAGGCGGCTGCATTACGATTAAAAGACACTCTAGGAATATTGCCAAACCATGATGTGAAAGTTTTTGTAGGCGTCGAGGGTCCGAATGACATTGAGTTCTTAAAGAGAATTTCCGCCATTTTGTCTGCTGTTGAATCAGACATTCCAAATCTTACTTTAGCTGAACAAAGTGGACTCCTAGTATTTATTCCAATGGGAGGCTCAACATTAGAAATATGGACCAACAGACTACAAGGTCTAGCTATCCCTGAGGTTCATATAATGGACAGGGATAATCCACCTCCCCAGCAACCCAAATATCATGTAGCAGCCGCTGCCGTAAATGCTAGAGCTCCCCATGCTCAAGCTTTCACTACAAATTTTAAAGAGATGGAAAATTACCTTCACTGCGACGCGATTTCAGCCGAATTTGGAATCGTTATGCCTCAGATTCAGCCTTTTGATGATGTTCCAGAAATCGTAGCTGAGTTACTCCATACAGCAGCTGCTACTCCTACTCCTTGGGCGTTACTTGATGGTGAAAATCGAAGTAGAAAATGTAGTAAGGCAAAAAGACGTTTGAATCGTGCAGCTGTTGATTTAATGACTGCTCAATTGTTGACGGCAACCGACACTAATGATGAGGTGAGGACCTGGTTAAGAGCAATTGGACAACACCTTTTATAG
- a CDS encoding LexA family transcriptional regulator, giving the protein MMNKPIPLSQNPSIVRIPFYEGKVRAGQSRFASAAQDYEMKELDLNELLVTDPPATFIVQVAQDCDSMLDAGILPGSKLVVNRALGPKAKSSNIVIAIVDGEFVVKRLYKRFKIVRLLSENKAKAYPPIEFTEGQELVIWGVVQHVINSFT; this is encoded by the coding sequence ATGATGAACAAGCCTATTCCTCTTAGTCAAAATCCCTCAATAGTTCGCATACCATTTTACGAGGGTAAGGTTAGAGCTGGGCAATCTCGCTTTGCTTCTGCAGCACAAGACTATGAGATGAAGGAGCTTGATCTCAATGAGTTGCTAGTCACGGACCCACCTGCAACCTTCATCGTTCAAGTCGCTCAAGACTGCGATTCTATGCTTGATGCCGGCATTCTGCCTGGTTCAAAACTTGTGGTTAATAGGGCGTTAGGACCTAAAGCCAAATCATCAAATATTGTGATTGCTATCGTTGATGGTGAGTTTGTCGTAAAGCGCTTATACAAAAGATTTAAGATTGTCCGCCTCCTGTCTGAGAACAAGGCAAAGGCGTATCCACCTATTGAGTTTACAGAAGGACAAGAGCTCGTTATTTGGGGTGTGGTACAACATGTCATCAATTCATTCACGTAA
- a CDS encoding Y-family DNA polymerase codes for MSSIHSRKRVFALADVNSMYASCEEVFRPDIQGKPVVVLSNNDGCVIAQNKLAKETLDIYMARPWFEIKEMAEKLGTVVFSSNYELYANMSNRFAAVLSRYSPRMEKYSIDEVFLEMTGIKANYTDYGQEIKRDVRDSTGLPICVGFGHSKTLAKLANHCAKKQSHWNGVCDLTSMSEDEVDTILAELPVGKVWGVGNRLEAKLNEVGVFNVLRLKNADPKRIRDKFGVLLERTARELSGEVWIEMEDELPEAKQVMSSRSFGVRASTMEDLSQAIAFHAGIAAERMRSKGLYANGVYVFAQNSPHDQADFYPGQLAVGFPAPTNSTTKITKAALWLLKKIYRPGIYFQKCGVMLLDTVSSGGLQSDMFGFTEGDPKSEALMEVIDRIKQKYPNSPVKSASEGKVQAWKMQRNYLSPNYTGNWNDLLKVK; via the coding sequence ATGTCATCAATTCATTCACGTAAACGAGTTTTTGCTCTCGCTGACGTTAACTCTATGTATGCCTCCTGTGAGGAGGTATTCCGTCCTGATATCCAAGGGAAGCCTGTCGTTGTGCTATCCAATAACGATGGATGCGTAATCGCCCAAAATAAGCTGGCTAAAGAAACTTTGGATATTTATATGGCACGTCCCTGGTTCGAGATTAAAGAGATGGCCGAAAAGTTGGGCACAGTCGTGTTTTCGTCCAATTATGAACTCTATGCCAATATGAGCAATCGCTTTGCAGCAGTGTTGTCCAGGTATTCACCGCGCATGGAGAAGTATTCCATTGATGAGGTTTTCTTGGAAATGACAGGTATCAAAGCCAACTACACAGATTACGGCCAGGAAATTAAACGAGATGTACGCGATTCAACTGGCTTGCCCATTTGCGTAGGTTTTGGCCATAGTAAAACCCTGGCAAAACTCGCTAATCATTGCGCTAAAAAGCAATCACACTGGAATGGAGTTTGTGACCTCACATCAATGTCTGAGGATGAAGTAGATACCATCCTGGCAGAGTTGCCTGTAGGTAAAGTCTGGGGCGTAGGAAATAGGCTTGAAGCCAAATTAAATGAGGTTGGTGTATTTAACGTACTGCGCTTAAAAAATGCAGACCCTAAACGAATCAGAGACAAGTTTGGCGTGTTGCTTGAGCGTACTGCGAGAGAGCTAAGTGGTGAAGTCTGGATTGAAATGGAAGATGAGCTTCCTGAAGCCAAACAGGTCATGAGCTCACGCTCGTTTGGCGTGCGCGCTTCAACGATGGAAGATCTAAGCCAGGCGATTGCGTTTCATGCAGGCATCGCTGCTGAGCGCATGCGCAGTAAAGGTTTATATGCCAACGGCGTATACGTATTCGCTCAGAATAGTCCTCATGATCAAGCAGACTTTTATCCTGGGCAACTTGCGGTAGGTTTTCCAGCACCAACCAACTCAACGACAAAAATTACTAAAGCTGCATTATGGCTTTTGAAGAAAATATATAGACCTGGTATTTATTTTCAGAAATGCGGAGTTATGTTGCTGGACACTGTTTCAAGTGGTGGTTTGCAAAGCGATATGTTTGGCTTTACTGAAGGTGATCCAAAATCTGAAGCCCTGATGGAAGTGATTGATCGTATCAAACAGAAATACCCAAACAGTCCAGTTAAGTCTGCATCTGAAGGAAAAGTTCAGGCCTGGAAAATGCAGCGTAACTATTTAAGTCCTAATTACACTGGCAATTGGAATGACCTGTTAAAAGTAAAATAA
- a CDS encoding helix-turn-helix domain-containing protein has protein sequence MNINEAFGIALRKARKSKNKTQEDFALVSSRTYISSLERGLKSITIEKLEEISAVIGVHPLTLLCHAYLLKDGEVDATRLMELIQSEEKLL, from the coding sequence ATGAATATTAATGAGGCTTTTGGGATCGCGCTTAGGAAGGCCAGAAAAAGTAAAAACAAAACTCAAGAAGACTTTGCGCTTGTTTCCAGCAGGACCTATATCAGCTCTCTTGAGCGTGGATTGAAATCAATCACAATTGAAAAGCTTGAGGAGATATCTGCAGTTATTGGAGTCCATCCTCTAACTTTGCTATGTCATGCGTATTTGCTAAAAGATGGTGAAGTAGATGCCACTAGACTGATGGAGTTAATTCAAAGCGAAGAAAAATTGCTGTGA